A portion of the Pseudomonas synxantha BG33R genome contains these proteins:
- the tssE gene encoding type VI secretion system baseplate subunit TssE, whose protein sequence is MVTEIASRDRLQPSLLDRLTDDDPTNPKESADKRVLSLTQLKASVLRDLAWLLNTTSLLDADATLHTPAGTSVVNYGLPALAGNSVSSVDIKALEALIYQAIATFEPRILRHTLRVKARVGHGEMNHNALSFEIEGDLWAQPVPLRLLLQTDLDLESGHVRVVNADQRRRP, encoded by the coding sequence GTGGTAACTGAAATCGCTTCCCGCGACCGTCTGCAACCGTCCCTGCTGGACCGGCTGACCGACGACGACCCGACCAATCCCAAGGAAAGCGCCGACAAACGCGTGCTATCCCTGACCCAATTGAAAGCCTCGGTACTGCGTGACCTGGCGTGGCTGCTCAACACCACCTCGTTGCTTGATGCCGATGCGACGCTGCACACCCCGGCCGGTACCTCGGTGGTCAATTACGGCCTGCCGGCACTGGCGGGCAACAGCGTTTCCAGTGTCGACATCAAGGCCCTGGAAGCCCTGATCTACCAGGCCATCGCCACCTTCGAGCCACGCATCCTGCGCCACACCCTGCGGGTCAAAGCCCGTGTCGGCCATGGCGAGATGAACCACAACGCCCTGAGTTTCGAGATCGAAGGCGACCTGTGGGCACAGCCAGTGCCGTTGCGCCTGCTGCTGCAAACCGACCTCGACCTGGAGTCGGGCCATGTACGCGTGGTCAATGCCGACCAGCGGAGACGCCCATGA